The following coding sequences are from one Litorilinea aerophila window:
- a CDS encoding TlpA family protein disulfide reductase — translation MTQKLHDSQPLSGPRHDGTGAPPAARRALTWAPVFLALFALLALLGWGLFRQAGGVSPFGTNEGPLQVETLQKVAADFGGPLYTPFRGQSQIQLSDLRGEVVVVNFWASWCLPCREEAPILEQTWRRYQNRGVVFLGVNIWDSEQDARAYLAEFDITFPNLIDERGRIAVEYGLTGVPETYFVTPDGLLSRRVIGAINRTTLEQSIEAALAAGGAGE, via the coding sequence ATGACCCAAAAGTTACACGATAGCCAACCTCTGTCCGGCCCACGCCATGACGGGACAGGAGCCCCGCCGGCGGCACGCCGCGCCCTGACCTGGGCGCCGGTCTTCCTGGCCCTGTTTGCCTTGCTGGCCCTGTTGGGGTGGGGACTCTTCCGGCAGGCCGGGGGCGTCAGCCCCTTCGGCACCAACGAGGGCCCGCTGCAGGTGGAAACCCTTCAGAAGGTGGCCGCCGACTTCGGCGGTCCCCTCTATACACCCTTCCGAGGGCAGAGTCAGATTCAACTCAGCGATCTTCGGGGCGAAGTCGTGGTGGTCAACTTCTGGGCCAGCTGGTGTCTGCCCTGCCGGGAGGAAGCGCCCATCCTGGAACAGACCTGGCGTCGCTACCAAAATCGGGGCGTGGTCTTCCTGGGCGTCAACATCTGGGATAGCGAGCAGGACGCCCGGGCCTACCTGGCCGAATTCGACATCACCTTTCCCAACCTGATCGACGAACGGGGCCGCATTGCGGTGGAGTACGGCCTCACAGGTGTACCCGAAACTTACTTTGTCACCCCGGATGGCCTGCTCAGCCGCCGGGTCATCGGAGCCATCAACCGAACGACCCTGGAGCAAAGCATCGAAGCAGCCCTGGCGGCCGGAGGAGCGGGTGAGTGA